A window from Melitaea cinxia chromosome 5, ilMelCinx1.1, whole genome shotgun sequence encodes these proteins:
- the LOC123653469 gene encoding cilia- and flagella-associated protein 65-like gives MQEFSAESISEHKLVNFNNIPIDTVSERNMSIQNVADHSITYRVSLMNTINSIDQVFKVFITSTPVKPFEWAEIKILFKPKTVGQSYTEYYIIEDTAENACRLTVTGKCFGPKVYLNKKQIVFDIVKNKSEQRQETINIINRSSVDATYQWFLPVGGQGFFQISTGNCGVIRAFENITTTVTFSGVALGSYTAELVCLVLNQEPLYLNVIGTITLSGTPIYKAHNHIFEKYWKRKSRSAHLMENSLNRLSYIPSASVFDRYLDFGTGSATNLTMNISKTLCVTNHGQVNGCIQWLPDPDNVFNIDPVTCEIPPNESRLFTVRFRPSTDDDVFSYLLCGDYQHKIYDDDNSDVINLKHTLFRIPCVGNTWSPCTEWRTEWNCPTEIVLPPTVPTRTAFSNFLLSNKLDVPMHFKMDPPENTNFVVLPMCGIVAGRGWQIITVAFEPISYGEYCECWDLIINRNQKARVSFSGSAEISQVEMMSHGYNPDTHAMYEFQPTITGCTNYCTAYLHNMTRMEIHMRVLNNVSWLGADNCGTLILSPKEIVRYHWWFFPKEPNKVYKTTVTCSFVCLIDGKPVGEPTEVFTQINGFSELPDLRVLPKTLNIHDIVVGEKVTFSITLYNYGSCYFTSKLYHVIDGMGDDFKGDKFEIDSSINSLKPSNHCEVKLTVTADGAGSRQIDIKYTVLFRTEYEEVEEIQPIKKTICIIWYDGIYPTIKVKRTISIKCPLILSNHCVWNITNVEEFNKGLQECRQNRPLNINLHAPDLCVRPDDVEFAFVLGCLYSVPVPFSFRREKICDCEMVEVQVGISTYEMRHTCVHRPLVELFPMNGIVSPNNPVLLHIKFRYLYEGRNALCFIMTMPNQRTLNIFININIVRSSKGVLTALRRLTFQEDYLTILDCGRVPINNLDPVIRILWLYNPTEVFTTWRLLRGNATSLDTVIRCLQYFAEVPPMEKLAVPFAFMPTEMIDYEFVFYCSFGYDILKILVKGQGGLPNCIETRLDIPSYVEKNIRSMYRNDVVYLSKEHLTIPIMPTHSLSRDIIAINNDTDHVVRFIWLPERIANIVNVVMTPWWGVIQPKSTEWITLTVYSLQEPATFTTTVTCEILDLTERKRYQKNELLRRNKTEKCNQEFVLTEKGLFHPDINDCPPYVLDIKKPQPSYLAMTLSISSKGQRDGYTRMLLKQMWEQPPPYDLFSSDLNSYGDQVEISTGNNMTTEDVISIIDGILWDALHSKMFRTHIEFYAKENIPTYEHLIKVMASDTKPKFSRRVTSGICDAIVNKAVFHVYNLKTKHEMTMLEAE, from the exons CTTTAATAATATACCCATTGATACGGTTTCAGAAAGAAATATGTCCATCCAAAATGTAGCAGAT cATAGTATAACGTATCGTGTTTCATTGATGAACACAATCAATAGTATAGACCAAGTTTTTAAAGTGTTCATTACGTCAACTCCTGTAAAGCCCTTTGAATGGGCTGagataaaaattttgttcaaaCCTAAAACAGTGGGGCAATCTTATACGGAATATTACATAATAGAAGATACAGCAGAAAATGCTTGCAGATTAACTGTTACGGGAAAGTGCTTTG GTCCTAAGGTATATCTTAATAAGAAACAGATTGTTTTtgatatagttaaaaataaaagtgagcAAAGACaggaaacaataaatataattaatagatcATCTGTAGATGCCACGTACCAGTGGTTCTTACCTGTTGGTGGACAAGGATTCTTTCAA ATTTCAACTGGTAATTGCGGAGTTATTCGCgcatttgaaaatataacaacCACTGTAACATTTTCTGGAGTTGCGCTTGGATCTTATACGGCGGAACTAGTTTGCTTAGTCCTTAATCAG GAACCTTTGTACCTTAACGTAATAGGCACTATCACACTATCTGGTACTCCAATATACAAGGCACATaatcatatttttgaaaaatattggaAACGAAAAAGCCGGTCCGCTCATTTAATGGAGAACAGCTTGAACCGTTTAAGCTACATACCATCGGCATCAGTATTCGACAGATATTTGGATTTTGGTACTGGAAGTGCTACAAATTTGACGATGAATATATCAAAGACGTTGTGCGTTACGAATCATGGGCAGGTTAATGGATGCATACAATGGTTGCCAG ACCCcgataatgtatttaatatcgACCCTGTAACTTGTGAGATTCCGCCCAATGAATCAAGATTATTCACAGTTAGGTTTAG GCCAAGCACGGACGATGATGTTTTTAGTTACTTGCTATGTGGCGACTATCAGCATAAGATATACGATGACGATAATTctgatgtaataaatttaaaacacacGTTGTTTAGAATTCCTTGTGTTGGTAATACTTGGTCTCCTTGTACAGAATGGAGAACAGAATGGAATTGTCCGACTGAG ATTGTTTTACCTCCAACAGTTCCAACTAGAACAGCTTttagtaattttcttttatccAATAAATTGGATGTACCTATGCATTTTAAGATGGATCCACCAGAGAATAC taattttgtcGTTTTGCCCATGTGTGGTATTGTGGCAGGACGTGGATGGCAGATAATAACGGTTGCTTTCGAACCTATATCATATGGTGAATATTGTGAATGTTGGGACCTAATTATAAACAGAAATCAAAAA gCTCGTGTCAGCTTCTCAGGAAGTGCAGAGATAAGTCAAGTAGAAATGATGTCCCACGGTTACAATCCAGATACGCACGCGATGTATGAGTTCCAGCCAACCATAACTGGGTGCACTAATTATTGCACTGCCTACTTACATAATATGACTAGAATGGAAATACA CATGAGGGTTCTAAACAATGTATCGTGGTTGGGAGCAGATAATTGCGGCACTTTAATATTATCACCAAAAGAAATAGTTCGCTACCATTGGTGGTTCTTTCCTAAAGAACCGAATAAAGTCTACAAAACCACTGTCACGTgttcttttgtttgtttaattgaTGGAAA ACCAGTTGGAGAGCCAACTGAGGTATTCACCCAGATAAATGGGTTTTCAGAGTTACCAGATTTAAGG GTCTTGCCgaaaactttaaatattcaCGATATAGTCGTTGGTGAAAAGGTCACGTTTAGTATCACATTATATAACTATGGGTCGTGTTACTTTACGTCGAAATTATATCATGTCATCGACGGAATGGGAGACGATTTTAAAGGAGATAAGTTTGAAATTGATTCGTCCATT AATAGTCTGAAGCCTTCGAATCACTGTGAAGTGAAACTAACAGTAACGGCAGATGGAGCTGGTTCTAGACAGATAGACATAAAATATACTGTTCTATTCCGTACTGAATACGAAGAAGTGGAAGAGATACAACCAAtcaaaaaaacaatttgtatcATTTGGTATGATGGCATATACCCAACTATCAAA GTAAAACGTACAATATCGATTAAGTGTCCCCTAATTCTGAGCAATCACTGCGTGTGGAACATAACTAATGTTGAAGA ATTTAATAAAGGTCTTCAAGAATGTCGTCAAAACAGAccattaaacattaatttgcaTGCTCCTGATCTTTGCGTTCGACCTGATGATGTTGAGTTTGCTTTCGTACTGGGTTGTTTGTATTCAGTGCCTGTTCCATTCAGCTTTCGTAGGGAGAAAATATGCGATTGCGAAATGGTTGAAGTCCAAGTTGGTATATCAACGTATGAGATGAGACACACGTGTGTGCACAGGCCTTTAGTTGAATTATTTCCTATGAATGGAATTGTTTCG CCCAATAATCCTGTACTGTTGCAtataaaatttagatatttatacGAAGGACGGAACGCGCTTTGTTTTATAATGACAATGCCTAACCAAAgaactttaaacatttttataaatataaatatagtaaggAGTTCGAAAGGAGTTCTGACTGCTTTAAGAAGATTGACATTTCAGGAagattatttaactattttggaTTGTGGAAGAGTACCGATTAATAATTTGGATCCTGTAATAAGA ATTTTATGGCTTTACAATCCGACGGAAGTTTTTACAACATGGCGTCTTTTGCGAGGGAACGCAACTAGCCTCGACACGGTTATACGTTGCCTGCAATACTTTGCTGAAGTACCGCCAATGGAGAAATTGGCTGTACCCTTCGCTTTCATGCCAACAGAAATGATTGATTACGAA ttcgtGTTCTATTGTTCTTTTGGATATGATATTCTGAAAATTCTCGTCAAAGGACAAGGAGGGTTACCAAACTGTATAGAAACCAGGCTTGACATCCCATCGTACGTAGAGAAAAACATTCGATCTATGTACAGAAATGACGTT GTCTATCTATCTAAAGAACATTTGACGATACCAATAATGCCGACACACTCACTTTCAAGGGACATAATAGCTATTAATAATGACACCGATCATGTTGTGAGATTTATTTGGTTGCC agaaCGTATCGCAAATATTGTCAATGTCGTTATGACGCCATGGTGGGGAGTCATTCAGCCAAAGAGTACGGAATGGATTACATTAACCGTCTATTCTCTCCAGGAACCTGCGACATTTAc AACAACGGTTACTTGCGAAATTTTGGATTTGACTGAACGCAAACGCTATCAAAAAAATGAGTTACTAAGAAGAAATAAGACAGAAAAATGTAATCAAGAATTCGTTTTGACTGAAAAAGGACTATTCCATCCT GACATAAATGACTGTCCGCCGTATGTGTTGGATATAAAAAAACCTCAACCTTCGTATTTGGCTATGACCCTCTCGATATCATCAAAGGGTCAACGAGATGGGTACACGAGAATGTTGTTGAAACAAATGTGGGAACAG CCCCCGCCATATGATTTGTTTTCGTCAGACTTGAATAGTTACGGTGATCAAGTAGAAATTTCTACTGGCAATAATATGACAACAGAGGATGTAATATCAATCATTGATGGTATTTTATG GGATGCTTTGCATAGCAAAATGTTTAGAACTCACATCGAGTTTTACGCCAAGGAGAACATACCGACTTATGAGCATTTAATCAAAGTTATGGCCAGTGATACAAAACCTAAATTTAGTAGACG agTGACATCAGGAATATGTGACGCTATAGTCAATAAGGCAGTATTTCATGTATACAACTTGAAAACCAAGCACGAGATGACAATGTTGGAAGCTGAATAG